Proteins found in one Deltaproteobacteria bacterium IMCC39524 genomic segment:
- a CDS encoding Rieske (2Fe-2S) protein: MAAAEFGWLGLSFMNSRKERNRPAKTESIVTAGSVERFTPGTVTAVPVGQFYLACLGDGSFLALSRTCTHLGCSVPWDEEKNKFVCPCHGSTFSLTGEVLTAPAPRPLDTYPVRIENGIVKVDTSVTQKRERFEPAQATRI; this comes from the coding sequence GTGGCTGCAGCCGAATTCGGCTGGCTGGGTCTGTCGTTCATGAACTCACGCAAGGAGCGCAATCGTCCGGCCAAGACGGAGAGTATTGTCACTGCCGGGTCAGTCGAACGGTTCACGCCGGGCACAGTGACCGCTGTTCCTGTTGGTCAGTTCTACTTGGCTTGTTTAGGTGATGGTAGTTTCCTCGCTTTATCGCGAACCTGCACTCATCTTGGCTGTTCGGTGCCTTGGGACGAAGAGAAGAACAAGTTTGTCTGCCCGTGCCATGGCTCCACGTTCAGCCTGACCGGTGAAGTGCTGACGGCACCTGCTCCGCGGCCACTGGATACTTATCCGGTGCGGATTGAGAACGGGATTGTGAAGGTTGATACTTCTGTCACGCAGAAACGTGAGAGGTTTGAACCGGCACAGGCGACACGGATTTGA
- a CDS encoding tetratricopeptide repeat protein: MKQSSTDINRWERIALAAAIVILLSPALYLLKAQTVEPLPAAGPVEFVGSEKCKKCHETAYNKWKGSHHDLAMDVANDTTVLGDFNDVSYTDPYNKVTSRFYRKGDKYFVQTEGPDGQPGEFEITYTFGFYPLQQYLVPFPDGRLQCLNIAWDIEKKVWYRLPPYEVEGPDDWLHWTRGGQTWNVMCAECHSTRLNKGFEPDTGTYQTTWFEIDVGCEACHGPGSKHLAWADKPAFARAKTANYDLEIHTNSLETTEQIKLCAPCHSRRFQLGDNQHVEGELLDVMVPQLLNEGLYYPDGQILDEVYVYGSFVQSKMYQHGVRCSDCHDVHSLKRHKEKNDLCTQCHRAETYDSKEHHFHKKVHNGQPSEGHLCVKCHMPGRIYMGADYRPDHSLRIPRPDLSAELGTPNACSAIGCHADKPLSWNVEHYTKWYGETRKPHYGTIIAAGRARQPEAEVDLIRLAEDPLVPTIARATGLELLRSYPSPASQATLAKALEDDDALLRYTAIRSLEYFDAETRLKRIAPKLYDPVKAVRMEAAMMLSVLPEERLREDDREAFRQGLAEYREAMLYNADLAAQRYNIGNLAANLGDENQAVAAYLKAIAIDDQFYPAMVNLAMLYNRQGNNAEAEKLLRDVVDQYPQLYETAYSLGLLLAEMQRYVEAEKYLHQAAAGMPDYGRIHYNHGQVLLVLNREEQAESSLRKALSVEPLNLDYFVVLANHYLKSGRPALAKKLAENTIQQFPDHAAARSLLQQLGQ; encoded by the coding sequence ATGAAGCAATCATCTACTGACATAAATCGCTGGGAACGGATCGCATTGGCTGCGGCCATTGTCATCCTATTGTCTCCAGCACTCTACCTGCTCAAGGCGCAGACTGTTGAACCTCTTCCTGCTGCCGGGCCTGTGGAGTTTGTTGGTAGTGAGAAGTGCAAGAAATGTCATGAAACCGCCTATAACAAGTGGAAGGGTTCTCATCATGATCTGGCCATGGACGTGGCCAATGACACGACGGTGCTGGGCGACTTTAATGATGTCAGTTATACCGACCCATACAACAAGGTCACCTCTCGCTTCTATCGCAAAGGCGATAAATACTTTGTGCAGACCGAGGGGCCGGATGGACAGCCCGGCGAATTTGAGATCACGTACACCTTTGGTTTTTATCCTTTGCAGCAGTACCTGGTGCCGTTTCCTGATGGACGGCTGCAATGTCTGAACATCGCCTGGGATATCGAGAAGAAGGTCTGGTACCGCTTGCCGCCATACGAAGTGGAAGGACCGGATGACTGGCTGCACTGGACCAGAGGAGGGCAGACTTGGAACGTTATGTGTGCCGAGTGCCACTCAACCCGGCTGAACAAGGGTTTTGAACCTGATACCGGGACCTATCAAACCACCTGGTTCGAGATCGATGTTGGTTGTGAAGCTTGCCACGGTCCAGGATCGAAACATCTGGCCTGGGCGGACAAGCCTGCATTCGCAAGGGCAAAAACTGCGAACTATGATCTTGAAATCCACACCAACAGTCTTGAGACCACAGAACAGATTAAGCTCTGCGCACCCTGTCATTCCCGGCGTTTTCAGCTTGGTGATAACCAGCATGTCGAGGGTGAGTTGCTCGATGTCATGGTACCGCAACTTCTAAACGAAGGGCTCTACTATCCTGACGGCCAGATCCTCGACGAGGTCTATGTCTATGGATCCTTTGTGCAGAGCAAGATGTACCAGCACGGCGTGCGCTGCAGCGATTGTCACGACGTCCACAGCCTCAAGCGCCACAAGGAGAAGAATGACCTTTGCACCCAGTGTCATCGCGCAGAAACTTATGACAGCAAGGAACATCACTTCCACAAAAAAGTTCACAATGGCCAGCCGAGTGAAGGTCACCTCTGCGTCAAGTGCCATATGCCGGGTCGCATCTACATGGGAGCCGACTATCGACCCGACCACAGCCTGCGCATTCCCCGTCCTGATCTGAGCGCCGAGCTCGGTACCCCGAATGCCTGCTCGGCAATAGGCTGCCATGCTGACAAGCCGTTGTCGTGGAATGTCGAGCATTACACCAAGTGGTACGGGGAGACCCGCAAGCCGCATTACGGCACCATCATCGCCGCTGGTCGCGCTCGTCAACCAGAGGCCGAGGTCGACCTGATCCGCTTAGCTGAAGACCCGTTGGTGCCGACTATTGCCCGTGCGACCGGACTGGAACTATTGCGTTCTTATCCCAGCCCTGCCAGTCAGGCGACTTTAGCCAAGGCACTAGAGGATGATGACGCGCTGTTACGCTATACAGCGATTCGCAGCCTGGAATATTTTGATGCTGAAACCCGGCTGAAACGGATCGCACCGAAACTCTATGATCCGGTCAAGGCGGTGCGTATGGAAGCTGCCATGATGTTGTCGGTTCTGCCGGAAGAGCGGTTGCGAGAGGATGATCGGGAAGCGTTTCGCCAGGGGCTTGCGGAATATCGTGAAGCAATGCTCTATAACGCCGATCTCGCCGCCCAGCGCTACAATATCGGCAACCTGGCTGCTAATCTCGGTGACGAGAACCAGGCTGTTGCAGCCTACCTCAAGGCCATTGCCATCGACGACCAGTTCTACCCGGCCATGGTCAACCTGGCCATGCTGTACAACCGGCAGGGCAATAATGCTGAAGCCGAGAAATTGTTGCGGGATGTGGTCGATCAGTATCCACAGCTTTACGAAACCGCTTATTCTCTCGGTTTGCTGCTCGCCGAGATGCAGCGCTACGTGGAGGCCGAAAAATACCTGCATCAGGCTGCTGCCGGGATGCCTGACTACGGCCGCATCCATTATAACCATGGCCAGGTTTTGCTGGTACTGAACCGGGAAGAGCAGGCCGAAAGTTCATTGCGCAAGGCACTGTCGGTTGAACCGCTGAACCTGGACTACTTTGTCGTATTGGCCAATCATTACCTCAAGTCCGGGCGCCCCGCGCTGGCGAAAAAGCTTGCTGAAAACACCATTCAGCAATTCCCCGATCATGCCGCGGCACGCAGCTTGTTGCAGCAACTGGGTCAATAA
- a CDS encoding outer membrane protein transport protein, with product MSSYRVVLFAVLTICLLPFSTQAAGLWLYEQAAPDMGLAAAGRAALAQDASTVAYNPAGMTLLDRDQLEGGLLGIFVTAKFDSDSTTFSGGDGGDAGGFVPAGSFSYVYGLSDDLKLGVAMGSNFGLGLDYGSQWSGRYYVQEGEIVVMGVNPNVGYRVNDWLSVGAGFSILYGELNQKVAVNNPLNNPDGQLKLDADDLGYGYNLGVLVEPSPKTRLGLTYRSKIDLEFDDAVSARNLSPALSTIIDLALGSNRKVDMELTVPQAVMFSIFNQLNDQWAIMGNVGWQDQSDFGKTGISLASSAGSNSVTADRNFHDTWHYAFGTQYRFAPQWLLSAGVAYDDSPVDDEDRTPDMPLDRQIRYATGLQYDLSEDVTIGAAYTFLDTGDAKIEIDGADNPLRGELVGDYSSNYVNFFNVNVVYRF from the coding sequence ATGAGTTCCTATCGTGTTGTTCTGTTCGCTGTATTGACGATCTGCTTGTTGCCCTTTTCAACCCAAGCCGCCGGACTCTGGCTCTACGAGCAGGCAGCACCGGATATGGGTCTCGCTGCAGCCGGTCGCGCTGCTCTGGCCCAGGATGCATCGACGGTGGCCTATAACCCCGCTGGGATGACCCTTTTGGATCGCGATCAGCTCGAAGGCGGTCTGCTTGGCATATTTGTGACCGCCAAGTTCGATTCAGACTCCACCACTTTTAGTGGAGGTGATGGCGGCGATGCCGGAGGCTTTGTGCCAGCGGGAAGTTTTTCCTACGTGTACGGACTCTCTGATGACCTTAAACTCGGTGTGGCAATGGGCTCCAATTTCGGTCTGGGGCTTGATTACGGCTCACAATGGTCTGGCCGCTACTACGTTCAGGAAGGGGAAATAGTCGTCATGGGGGTTAATCCGAATGTCGGCTACCGGGTCAACGATTGGCTCTCGGTCGGCGCCGGTTTCAGCATCCTGTATGGCGAGTTGAACCAAAAAGTTGCGGTCAACAATCCTTTGAACAACCCTGACGGCCAACTGAAGCTCGATGCGGACGACTTGGGTTATGGCTATAATTTGGGTGTTCTGGTTGAACCTTCGCCAAAGACCCGCCTGGGGTTGACCTATCGATCCAAGATTGATCTTGAATTTGACGATGCGGTCAGCGCCCGGAACCTATCGCCCGCGCTGTCGACGATTATTGACCTGGCTCTCGGTTCAAACCGGAAAGTTGATATGGAGCTAACCGTGCCTCAGGCCGTGATGTTCAGCATCTTCAACCAATTGAACGACCAGTGGGCGATCATGGGCAACGTTGGTTGGCAGGACCAGTCGGATTTTGGCAAGACCGGCATCAGCCTGGCATCGTCCGCCGGCTCAAACTCGGTGACAGCAGATCGTAATTTCCATGACACATGGCATTATGCTTTCGGCACCCAATATCGGTTCGCACCGCAGTGGTTGCTCTCGGCCGGAGTTGCTTATGACGATTCACCCGTTGATGATGAAGATCGCACCCCGGATATGCCGCTTGACCGCCAGATTCGATACGCTACGGGCTTACAGTACGACCTGAGTGAAGATGTGACTATCGGTGCGGCCTACACATTCCTTGATACTGGCGACGCGAAGATCGAAATTGACGGTGCAGACAATCCTTTGCGCGGTGAGTTAGTCGGTGATTACAGCTCCAACTACGTGAACTTTTTCAATGTGAACGTAGTTTACCGGTTCTGA
- a CDS encoding alkaline phosphatase family protein, which translates to MLTVSVVQASSAPKLVLQITIDALRGDLPTRYYDRLGENGFRYLWEKGTVYKDAHHAHANTETIVGHATLATGAHPATHGMIGNVWFDRTENRTMYNIEDDRYKLLTVGAGVDQDAEIDSTQKAAKSDGRSPSAIMVTTTGDELALNTAGRAKVFAVSVKDRGAVSMAGHAGKAFWFSKASGEFVTSNYYYDAYPEWVNEWNARKLSSAYSGKAWELLHDQGSYLFGDADDKAWETDLAGFGRTFPHPYGEADGKYYTTLLTLSPAGDELTLSFAKELISKEQLGQDDIPDFLGVSFSSTDYVGHIFGPSSLETEDNLLRLDRSLADLLAFIDKQVGLDNTLIVLSADHGGPEVPGYLNEFGIDAGYSDPEKWDKQPALAVLKNEFGVDKELISGYNHPYVYLNQEVIQQRELDPREVEQAIAAELLQFEGIAQAVGSTALREGNLPDTTLNQAILKNFNPNRSGDIYVVFKPHWFINDFDGLSVAATHGSPWKYDTYVPIVFVGANIPAQHIERRVLTVDVAPTLTALLGIKPPSGAAGVPLVEVFGGQER; encoded by the coding sequence ATGCTGACTGTGTCTGTTGTACAGGCGAGTTCTGCTCCAAAATTGGTATTACAGATCACCATTGATGCCCTGCGAGGCGATCTACCGACCCGTTACTATGACCGCCTGGGTGAAAACGGTTTCCGCTACCTCTGGGAGAAGGGGACCGTCTATAAGGATGCTCATCATGCTCACGCCAACACCGAGACCATCGTCGGTCATGCAACCCTGGCGACCGGAGCGCACCCTGCCACACACGGTATGATCGGCAACGTCTGGTTTGACCGCACCGAAAACCGGACCATGTATAACATCGAGGATGACCGTTATAAGCTGCTGACGGTCGGCGCTGGTGTCGACCAGGATGCCGAGATCGATTCGACCCAGAAGGCGGCCAAGAGCGACGGTCGCTCGCCGTCAGCGATCATGGTAACAACAACCGGCGATGAACTGGCGCTCAATACCGCCGGGCGTGCCAAGGTTTTTGCCGTGTCGGTCAAGGATCGCGGCGCCGTGTCGATGGCCGGACATGCCGGCAAAGCCTTCTGGTTCTCCAAGGCCAGTGGCGAATTCGTGACCAGCAATTACTACTACGACGCTTACCCCGAATGGGTCAACGAGTGGAACGCGCGCAAGCTCTCCTCAGCCTATTCCGGCAAAGCCTGGGAGCTGTTGCATGATCAGGGCAGTTACCTGTTCGGCGATGCCGATGACAAGGCTTGGGAAACCGACCTGGCCGGCTTCGGCAGGACTTTCCCGCACCCCTACGGAGAAGCGGACGGCAAATACTACACAACCCTGTTGACGCTGAGCCCAGCCGGGGATGAGTTGACCCTGTCTTTTGCCAAGGAATTGATCAGCAAGGAGCAGTTGGGCCAGGATGATATCCCCGATTTTCTCGGCGTCAGTTTCTCTTCCACCGATTATGTAGGTCACATTTTCGGTCCGTCCAGCCTGGAAACAGAAGATAACCTCTTGCGCCTCGATCGGTCGCTTGCCGATCTGCTGGCCTTCATTGACAAGCAGGTTGGTCTCGACAACACGCTGATCGTCCTTTCTGCTGACCACGGCGGCCCGGAGGTTCCTGGCTACCTGAATGAATTCGGCATTGACGCTGGCTATTCTGACCCTGAAAAATGGGACAAGCAGCCGGCTCTGGCGGTTTTAAAAAATGAGTTCGGTGTCGATAAGGAGCTGATTTCCGGCTACAATCACCCTTATGTCTACCTCAATCAAGAGGTGATCCAGCAACGTGAGCTGGATCCTCGCGAGGTTGAGCAGGCGATCGCTGCAGAACTGCTGCAATTCGAGGGAATTGCCCAGGCCGTCGGCAGCACTGCATTGCGTGAGGGAAACCTGCCGGATACCACGCTGAACCAGGCAATCCTCAAGAACTTCAACCCGAACCGTTCCGGTGACATCTATGTGGTCTTTAAACCGCATTGGTTTATTAATGATTTTGACGGCCTGAGTGTGGCCGCGACCCATGGTTCACCCTGGAAGTATGATACCTACGTACCGATTGTTTTTGTCGGAGCGAATATCCCTGCGCAGCATATTGAACGCCGGGTGCTGACCGTTGATGTTGCGCCAACTCTGACAGCGCTTCTCGGTATCAAGCCGCCTTCGGGAGCGGCGGGCGTTCCTTTGGTTGAAGTCTTTGGCGGGCAAGAACGATAA
- a CDS encoding cytochrome b N-terminal domain-containing protein, whose product MKQSRRSITDLILHLHPHTVPRETLRVSLSWGLGGMAAVLVGLLFLTGILQLFVYQSSVHQAYASVLILTREVPFGLWVRNIHHWSANLLVVAAVLHLLRVALTGAFGQGRRLNWVVGLFLLFLLLSANFTGYLLPWDQLAYWAVTICTSMLGYIPICGPWLLELFRGGSEIGGPTLANFFVLHVAFIPGSLFVLMLWHFWLVRRAGGLVQVKKDEQVPVDRVPTVPDLVVREAAFGLLLIAFVLILAIVWDAPLLEQANPGMSPNPAKAPWYFLGFQELLLHLHPVFATLVWPLMGALAFLCVPFWADSSLPTGVWFGSARGRTLAVWTSAVGAGATLALVLTDNLLLQSAAPVSNTLMTRGLLPTGLLIALLAGLYFLLVRKLKYTRAETVMAGIILTLVVLTACTIIGVWFRGPEMHLSWP is encoded by the coding sequence ATGAAGCAATCCAGGCGGTCGATCACCGATCTTATCCTGCACCTGCATCCGCACACCGTGCCCCGGGAAACGCTACGAGTTTCTCTGAGCTGGGGATTGGGCGGGATGGCCGCGGTGCTGGTCGGCCTGTTGTTTCTGACTGGCATCCTGCAACTCTTCGTTTACCAATCGTCTGTTCATCAAGCCTATGCCTCTGTTCTGATCCTGACCCGGGAGGTGCCCTTCGGCTTGTGGGTCCGCAATATTCATCACTGGAGTGCCAACCTGCTGGTTGTTGCTGCCGTGCTGCACCTGCTGCGGGTAGCTTTGACCGGCGCGTTCGGGCAGGGCAGGCGCCTCAACTGGGTCGTCGGCCTGTTCCTGCTTTTCCTGCTGCTCTCTGCTAACTTCACCGGCTATCTGCTGCCCTGGGACCAGCTTGCTTACTGGGCAGTTACCATCTGCACCAGCATGCTCGGCTACATTCCGATCTGCGGGCCCTGGCTACTGGAACTCTTCCGCGGCGGTTCAGAAATCGGTGGCCCGACCTTGGCCAATTTCTTTGTCCTGCATGTCGCCTTCATCCCCGGCAGCCTGTTTGTCCTGATGCTCTGGCACTTCTGGTTGGTTCGCCGGGCCGGCGGCCTGGTGCAGGTTAAAAAGGACGAACAGGTTCCAGTCGACCGTGTGCCGACCGTCCCCGACCTGGTGGTACGTGAAGCGGCCTTCGGTCTGTTGCTGATCGCTTTTGTGCTGATTCTGGCGATTGTCTGGGACGCTCCCTTGCTGGAGCAGGCCAACCCGGGCATGAGCCCCAACCCGGCCAAAGCCCCCTGGTATTTCCTCGGCTTCCAGGAGCTGCTGCTGCACCTGCACCCGGTCTTCGCCACCCTTGTCTGGCCGCTGATGGGTGCTCTGGCTTTTCTGTGTGTCCCATTCTGGGCCGACAGCTCTCTACCGACTGGAGTCTGGTTCGGATCAGCGCGTGGGCGGACTTTGGCGGTCTGGACTTCAGCGGTTGGCGCGGGGGCAACCCTGGCCCTTGTCTTGACAGACAACCTGTTGCTGCAGTCGGCCGCGCCGGTGTCCAATACCCTGATGACTCGTGGCCTGCTGCCGACGGGTTTGTTGATTGCCCTGTTGGCAGGCCTTTATTTTTTGCTGGTCAGGAAACTGAAATACACGCGTGCCGAGACCGTGATGGCCGGCATCATCCTGACGTTGGTTGTATTGACGGCCTGCACGATTATCGGCGTCTGGTTTCGTGGTCCGGAGATGCATTTGAGTTGGCCATAG
- a CDS encoding arylsulfatase, with the protein MTVFIPPAATHVQAAEKKPNILVIWGDDVGQSNISAYTRGLVGYKTPNIDRIANEGILFTDYYGEQSCTAGRSSFIMGQSVFRTGLSKVGLPGAKEGMQVEDPSIAVLLKDQGYTTGQFGKNHLGDRDEHLPTNHGFDEFYGNLYHLNAEEEPENEDYFKNPELKKKFGPRGVIHSWAEADGTQKIEDTGPLTKKRMETVDDDTSDVAIAFIKKAHEEGTPWFVWWSGTRMHFRTHVKEELRGISGQDEYADGMIEHDMHIGKFLKALDELGIADNTIVHYSTDNGPHYNTWPDAAATPFRGEKNTNWEGGWRVPAAVRWPGVIMPGSVSNGVVHHMDWLPTFVAAAGKKDIKEDLLDGYTSKALSRDYKIHLDGYDLTEHLKNPDEVESPRKEIFYFSDDGDLTALRYSDWKIIFMEQKATGTFRVWMEPFVPMRVPMIENLRRDPYERASITSNTYFDWMLDRAFLLVPAQAYVGNFLKTFKDYPPRQKAASFSLDKVMEQMQQPASH; encoded by the coding sequence ATGACGGTATTTATACCACCAGCTGCAACCCACGTGCAGGCAGCAGAGAAGAAGCCCAATATCCTCGTGATATGGGGTGATGACGTCGGTCAAAGTAATATCAGCGCCTACACCAGGGGGTTGGTCGGTTATAAAACCCCTAACATTGACCGGATTGCCAATGAAGGCATCCTTTTTACTGATTATTATGGCGAGCAATCCTGTACCGCTGGTCGCTCATCTTTTATCATGGGTCAGAGCGTTTTCCGCACCGGCCTGTCTAAGGTCGGACTGCCGGGCGCCAAGGAAGGGATGCAGGTTGAAGATCCGAGCATTGCCGTGCTGTTAAAGGACCAGGGGTATACCACAGGACAATTCGGCAAAAACCACCTCGGTGACCGTGACGAGCACCTGCCGACCAACCATGGTTTCGATGAGTTTTACGGCAACCTGTACCACTTGAATGCAGAAGAAGAGCCGGAAAATGAGGATTACTTCAAGAATCCCGAATTGAAGAAAAAGTTCGGCCCGCGCGGCGTGATTCACTCCTGGGCCGAGGCTGACGGGACACAGAAGATTGAAGATACTGGCCCGCTGACCAAAAAACGAATGGAAACCGTCGATGACGATACGTCTGATGTCGCTATCGCATTCATCAAGAAGGCTCACGAGGAAGGAACACCCTGGTTTGTCTGGTGGAGCGGAACGCGCATGCATTTCCGCACCCATGTCAAGGAGGAATTGCGAGGCATAAGCGGTCAGGACGAGTATGCCGATGGCATGATTGAGCATGACATGCATATCGGCAAATTCCTGAAAGCTCTCGATGAGTTGGGGATAGCAGACAACACCATCGTGCACTATTCGACTGATAACGGTCCACACTACAACACCTGGCCCGATGCTGCCGCTACACCCTTTCGAGGCGAAAAGAACACCAACTGGGAAGGTGGCTGGCGTGTCCCGGCGGCCGTTCGCTGGCCTGGCGTGATCATGCCCGGTTCGGTCAGTAACGGTGTCGTGCATCACATGGATTGGTTGCCGACCTTCGTCGCTGCCGCTGGCAAGAAAGATATCAAGGAAGATTTGCTGGACGGATACACCTCAAAGGCCCTTTCGCGTGATTACAAGATTCATTTGGATGGCTATGACCTCACGGAGCACTTGAAAAACCCGGACGAGGTCGAAAGCCCGCGCAAGGAGATCTTCTATTTCTCTGACGACGGCGATTTGACGGCGTTGCGTTATAGCGACTGGAAGATCATCTTCATGGAGCAGAAGGCCACTGGCACCTTCCGTGTTTGGATGGAGCCTTTCGTCCCGATGCGAGTTCCTATGATTGAAAACCTCCGGCGTGATCCCTATGAGAGAGCATCAATAACCTCGAACACTTATTTTGATTGGATGCTTGATCGAGCCTTTCTGCTGGTGCCTGCACAGGCCTACGTAGGGAATTTCTTGAAGACATTCAAGGATTATCCGCCACGTCAGAAAGCGGCCAGTTTTAGTCTCGACAAGGTTATGGAACAGATGCAACAGCCTGCCTCGCACTGA
- a CDS encoding alkyl sulfatase dimerization domain-containing protein: MSCFKAISLLVSMLALSITCFAAGGGEIVKADPDKHFDPKGKLPSEFTVEFQNGQRKSLPFEDKRDFDEAKQGFIAAPEYKQIMADAGHVAWDMGSYEFLLTDKEYDTIHPSLQRQAVLNMAYGLYEVLPEKIYQVRGYDLANITFVKGDTGWIIFDPLTAKETAAAALKFINEKLGERPVVAVVYSHSHADHFGGVRGVADQADVMSGKIKIIAPVGFMDHAVAENVYAGNAMTRRLFYQYGVLLPRSPFGHVDQSIGKNTAAGNLGLIPPTVIVEDDFEEMTVDGVKMVFQNTPGTEAPAEMNTYFPEWKAFWAAENITGTVHNIYTLRGALVRDALAWSKGINAALYHFGKDAEVMFASHSWPRWGNERIQEVMRSQRDIYANLNNEVLHLANSGVTVNEIHNVYSPPKSLQNQWSAHSYHGSEEHNSRAVVNRYLGYWDANPATLIPLSPRDSAPLYVEMMGGAEPIIKKGKELYSEGKYRHAMEILNKLVFAEPENQVAKDLLADVYEQIGYQKESPSVRNSFLAGAYELRNGIPSGASPKTSGPDMISAMSTELWLDFLAIRLDSKKADGKEFVINLVTPDNGEKFVVELSNATLTNIVGFQAEDADLTVTIDRADLEKTMMGVVSMDEQITSGKAKLVGDPKPIDQLKSMLVQFDIGFEILPGTGAKDLTPEKGAFAHEPPAIDALTD, translated from the coding sequence ATGTCTTGTTTTAAAGCAATCAGTCTTTTGGTCTCCATGCTTGCATTGTCGATAACTTGTTTTGCTGCTGGTGGCGGTGAGATTGTCAAGGCTGACCCCGACAAACACTTTGACCCCAAGGGCAAGCTGCCCTCGGAGTTTACTGTCGAGTTCCAGAATGGGCAGAGAAAATCCCTGCCTTTTGAAGATAAGCGTGATTTCGATGAAGCCAAACAGGGCTTTATCGCGGCCCCAGAGTACAAGCAGATCATGGCCGATGCCGGTCACGTCGCGTGGGACATGGGCAGCTACGAATTCCTCTTGACCGATAAGGAATACGACACTATCCATCCCTCGCTTCAACGTCAGGCCGTACTTAACATGGCTTATGGCCTGTACGAAGTACTGCCCGAAAAGATCTACCAGGTGCGCGGTTACGACCTCGCCAACATCACCTTCGTTAAGGGCGACACTGGCTGGATCATTTTCGACCCGCTCACGGCCAAAGAGACTGCTGCTGCTGCCCTGAAGTTCATCAACGAAAAACTCGGTGAGCGGCCTGTGGTCGCGGTCGTCTATTCCCACTCTCATGCCGATCACTTCGGAGGCGTCCGGGGTGTGGCTGACCAGGCGGACGTAATGAGCGGCAAAATCAAGATCATCGCTCCGGTAGGGTTCATGGATCACGCTGTGGCCGAGAATGTTTATGCCGGCAACGCTATGACGCGACGCCTTTTCTATCAGTACGGTGTGCTTTTGCCGCGTAGCCCGTTCGGCCATGTCGATCAGTCGATCGGCAAGAATACGGCAGCCGGCAACCTGGGCCTGATTCCACCAACCGTTATAGTCGAGGATGATTTCGAGGAGATGACAGTTGATGGTGTCAAGATGGTCTTCCAGAACACCCCGGGGACTGAAGCACCCGCGGAGATGAACACTTACTTCCCGGAGTGGAAAGCCTTCTGGGCCGCGGAAAACATCACAGGGACAGTGCATAACATCTACACCCTGCGCGGTGCTCTGGTACGAGACGCCCTCGCATGGTCAAAGGGAATCAACGCAGCTCTCTATCATTTCGGCAAGGACGCCGAAGTTATGTTCGCTTCGCACAGCTGGCCCCGTTGGGGTAATGAGCGTATTCAGGAAGTCATGCGTTCCCAGCGAGACATCTACGCCAATCTGAATAACGAAGTGCTGCATCTTGCCAATTCGGGTGTTACGGTCAATGAAATTCACAACGTCTATAGCCCACCGAAGAGCTTGCAGAATCAATGGTCCGCCCACAGCTACCATGGCTCTGAAGAACACAACAGCCGCGCAGTAGTTAATCGTTACCTGGGCTATTGGGATGCCAACCCGGCGACCCTGATACCACTCTCTCCGCGCGATTCTGCTCCACTCTATGTGGAGATGATGGGTGGCGCCGAGCCGATTATCAAAAAGGGCAAGGAGCTCTATAGCGAAGGTAAGTATCGTCACGCTATGGAGATCCTCAATAAACTGGTTTTTGCCGAACCTGAGAATCAGGTCGCCAAAGATCTTTTGGCGGATGTTTACGAGCAAATTGGCTATCAGAAAGAAAGCCCGAGTGTGCGCAACAGCTTCCTGGCCGGTGCTTATGAGTTGCGTAACGGCATCCCCTCCGGAGCCTCACCCAAGACCAGTGGCCCTGACATGATCAGCGCCATGTCGACCGAGCTGTGGCTTGACTTTCTCGCGATTCGTCTCGACAGTAAAAAGGCGGATGGGAAGGAGTTCGTCATCAATCTTGTGACACCTGATAATGGCGAAAAGTTCGTAGTTGAGCTGAGTAATGCCACCTTGACCAACATCGTTGGTTTCCAGGCTGAAGATGCGGACCTGACGGTCACTATCGACCGTGCCGATCTCGAGAAAACCATGATGGGCGTCGTCAGCATGGATGAGCAGATCACATCCGGCAAAGCCAAACTGGTCGGCGACCCTAAGCCAATCGATCAGCTGAAGTCTATGCTTGTTCAGTTCGACATAGGTTTCGAGATTCTGCCAGGCACGGGCGCCAAGGACCTGACTCCGGAGAAAGGTGCGTTTGCCCATGAGCCGCCTGCGATTGATGCTCTTACAGATTGA